Proteins encoded together in one bacterium window:
- a CDS encoding ankyrin repeat domain-containing protein → MNTKFLCSLFVALFFATTAAPMAFPLHAAAENGDVKEVVRLLTEKICSVDDRNGDGFTALHCAVRYGWLDCVKKLLERGADVETQFNNIRRYVHIFRMFDEEDICYDWHQECDDDSNNWWLNESSAMTALHFAARGGYLECVKYLVYEARANVEAKNGEGKTPKDLAAENGRQSVVDFFDSYQELPTIKGAEIGEEY, encoded by the coding sequence ATGAACACAAAATTTTTATGCTCATTGTTTGTTGCTTTATTTTTTGCAACCACCGCAGCGCCGATGGCTTTCCCATTGCATGCTGCTGCAGAAAATGGCGATGTGAAAGAAGTAGTAAGGCTTTTGACAGAAAAAATTTGCAGCGTTGATGATCGAAATGGTGATGGCTTTACAGCGCTTCATTGCGCTGTCAGGTATGGCTGGCTTGATTGTGTAAAAAAACTTTTAGAACGAGGAGCTGATGTTGAAACTCAATTTAATAATATACGACGTTATGTGCATATTTTTCGAATGTTTGATGAAGAAGATATTTGTTATGATTGGCATCAAGAGTGTGACGATGATTCCAATAACTGGTGGCTAAATGAGTCTAGTGCGATGACAGCGCTTCATTTTGCAGCCAGAGGCGGTTATCTTGAATGCGTAAAGTATTTGGTATACGAAGCTAGAGCTAATGTTGAGGCAAAAAATGGAGAAGGCAAAACGCCAAAAGATCTAGCAGCTGAAAATGGCAGGCAAAGTGTAGTAGATTTTTTTGATAGCTACCAAGAGCTGCCAACTATCAAAGGTGCTGAAATCGGAGAGGAATATTAA
- the sppA gene encoding signal peptide peptidase SppA has translation MEEKPKRSLATILKNIFFVLLILNFVPVVFSTLKEAVSSAAFPKVHVGYMKLSGAIDDSTFYAKMLRRFEKSSDIKALLIKVDSPGGVSGSAEALFNEIKRFKLKKPVIAYVENICASASYYAVCSADKIIANGSSLVGSIGSLMQVPNVKGLADFCHVKVVYINGGKFKLAGNPVRDLTDEEQLHLQDLASESYKIFVNDVAQARHLDVAKASEWADGKIFTGSQALELRLIDQLGSYNDAVDEVKKVIGLGEDDEIEFVPLKKKRNAVMEMFAGDDDGGSLIGSSSLSKKAGIFLSNVWSSFMSTQTQNKVTLQS, from the coding sequence GTGGAAGAAAAACCAAAGCGTTCGCTTGCTACTATTTTAAAAAATATCTTTTTTGTTTTACTCATCCTTAATTTCGTGCCGGTTGTTTTTTCCACGCTTAAAGAAGCTGTATCGAGCGCGGCATTTCCAAAGGTGCATGTTGGTTACATGAAACTTTCTGGTGCTATTGATGATTCAACGTTTTATGCCAAAATGTTACGTCGTTTTGAAAAGTCATCTGACATTAAAGCGCTGCTGATTAAAGTAGATTCACCAGGTGGCGTTTCAGGTTCTGCCGAAGCATTGTTTAATGAGATCAAGCGATTCAAATTAAAAAAACCGGTTATTGCGTACGTTGAAAATATCTGCGCTTCGGCCAGTTACTATGCCGTGTGCAGCGCCGATAAAATTATTGCCAATGGATCGTCGTTGGTGGGCAGCATTGGCTCGCTCATGCAAGTTCCCAACGTTAAAGGGTTGGCAGATTTTTGTCATGTGAAAGTTGTGTATATTAATGGTGGTAAATTTAAATTGGCGGGCAACCCCGTGCGTGATTTGACAGATGAAGAGCAGCTTCATTTGCAAGACCTTGCTAGTGAATCATACAAAATTTTTGTAAACGATGTTGCGCAAGCGCGGCATCTTGATGTTGCAAAAGCAAGCGAATGGGCTGATGGTAAAATTTTTACAGGCAGTCAAGCGCTTGAGTTGAGGCTGATCGATCAACTTGGTTCGTACAACGATGCCGTTGATGAAGTTAAAAAGGTTATTGGTCTTGGCGAAGATGATGAGATTGAATTCGTGCCGCTTAAAAAGAAGCGCAATGCCGTGATGGAGATGTTTGCGGGCGATGATGATGGTGGTTCTTTGATAGGTTCTTCTTCGTTGTCAAAAAAAGCAGGCATCTTTTTGAGTAATGTGTGGAGTTCGTTTATGAGCACACAAACGCAAAATAAGGTTACGCTGCAATCATAA
- the tsaD gene encoding tRNA (adenosine(37)-N6)-threonylcarbamoyltransferase complex transferase subunit TsaD yields MALILGIETSCDETGAAVFDTAAQKIISYALFSQIMYHEKYGGVVPEIASRSQLERIDIIIAEALAQANITVHDLDALAVTNTPGLAGSLLVGICFAKGMAWAANKKIIGIHHLEGHVFSPFLKADNSVEQNIPFPHLSLTASGGHTALYLVKGFGDYVQLCNTLDDAAGEAFDKISHLLNLGYPGGPIIEKLAQEVHFEDFFKYPRTKNKNSELMFSFSGLKTAILYNLVNQGAYNLQTGPIKEKITPELQKQVASSLLVCVADIFEKNLKLALQQYPTIKAITFGGGVACNKFITQRFRTFCERRKLAFFSPPPKFCTDNGGMIAFVGGYKYHQEKFSDLHLDVHRS; encoded by the coding sequence ATGGCACTCATCTTAGGAATAGAAACATCGTGTGATGAAACTGGGGCAGCTGTTTTTGATACAGCTGCCCAAAAAATTATTTCATACGCACTCTTTTCTCAAATTATGTATCACGAAAAATATGGCGGCGTTGTGCCAGAAATTGCCTCACGTTCGCAACTTGAACGAATTGATATCATCATTGCCGAGGCTCTTGCGCAAGCAAACATAACCGTTCATGATCTTGATGCGTTAGCCGTTACCAACACGCCTGGCCTTGCCGGCTCATTGCTGGTAGGTATCTGTTTTGCCAAAGGCATGGCGTGGGCAGCAAACAAAAAAATTATTGGCATTCATCATCTTGAAGGCCATGTATTTTCGCCATTTTTAAAAGCAGACAACTCGGTTGAACAAAATATCCCGTTTCCACATCTCAGCCTAACCGCTTCGGGCGGGCACACCGCGCTGTATTTAGTCAAAGGATTTGGCGACTACGTTCAATTGTGCAACACGCTGGACGATGCAGCTGGCGAGGCATTTGATAAAATTTCTCATTTGCTCAACCTTGGCTACCCAGGCGGACCGATTATTGAAAAGCTGGCGCAAGAAGTACACTTTGAAGATTTTTTTAAGTACCCGCGCACTAAAAATAAAAACAGTGAATTGATGTTCAGTTTTTCTGGTTTGAAAACAGCTATCTTGTACAACTTGGTAAACCAAGGCGCCTACAACTTACAAACCGGCCCCATCAAAGAAAAGATTACGCCAGAACTTCAAAAACAAGTTGCCAGCTCATTGCTCGTCTGCGTTGCTGATATTTTTGAAAAAAATTTAAAACTCGCGCTACAACAGTACCCAACCATCAAAGCCATTACGTTTGGTGGTGGGGTTGCCTGCAACAAATTTATCACACAACGTTTTAGAACCTTTTGCGAGCGACGCAAATTAGCGTTCTTTTCTCCACCTCCAAAATTTTGTACCGATAACGGCGGCATGATTGCCTTTGTGGGCGGCTACAAATATCATCAAGAAAAGTTTTCTGACTTGCATCTTGATGTGCATCGCTCCTGA
- the smpB gene encoding SsrA-binding protein SmpB, with amino-acid sequence MKELARNKKAFFDYEINDTFEAGIVLIGDEVKSARAGNISLTDAFATVHGNEIVLTNCYIGQYSHAFDKKTGDFTRRSRTLLLNRKEINRLIGEVSRKGMTLIPIKMYLNNRGLVKIEIGVAKHKKAHDKKQTIKERDIKRETDRTIKQRVS; translated from the coding sequence ATGAAAGAACTAGCTCGTAATAAAAAAGCATTCTTCGACTACGAAATTAATGATACCTTTGAAGCTGGCATTGTCTTGATTGGCGATGAAGTTAAATCAGCACGCGCTGGTAACATTTCATTAACCGATGCTTTTGCAACAGTCCACGGTAACGAGATTGTTTTAACGAACTGCTACATCGGCCAGTACTCGCACGCTTTTGATAAAAAAACGGGCGACTTTACACGCCGCTCGCGTACCTTGCTGCTCAACAGAAAAGAAATCAATCGTTTGATTGGTGAAGTCTCGCGCAAGGGCATGACACTCATTCCCATCAAAATGTATTTAAATAATCGCGGGCTGGTAAAAATTGAAATCGGCGTCGCCAAACATAAAAAAGCACACGATAAAAAACAAACCATTAAAGAACGCGATATCAAACGCGAAACAGACCGCACGATCAAACAACGCGTTTCATAA
- a CDS encoding ankyrin repeat domain-containing protein codes for MNNKIIGLFFAALTFFATAVSMAVDPEKFPLHWAAQNGDAGEIERLFETGGFKVDDRNDYGGTALHYAAGNGHVDCIRVLLKYAAFHEMQAATVNDRSLTLGSTSLHWAVFSGYSDCITILLEAGAKVDTQDNNGLTPLHYAAKKGHRNFVEKLLAAGADVDAKTNKAGNTPAMFAEQEGYKELAEYLKKVAERLGNKESEKEQKNGKQVS; via the coding sequence TTGAACAACAAAATTATTGGATTATTTTTTGCCGCCCTCACATTTTTTGCAACCGCAGTGTCGATGGCTGTTGATCCCGAGAAGTTCCCGCTGCATTGGGCTGCTCAAAATGGCGATGCGGGAGAAATAGAGAGACTTTTTGAAACGGGAGGTTTTAAGGTTGATGATAGAAATGATTACGGAGGGACAGCGCTTCATTATGCTGCTGGAAATGGCCACGTTGATTGTATCAGGGTACTTTTAAAATATGCTGCTTTTCACGAGATGCAGGCTGCTACTGTTAATGACCGATCTTTGACGCTTGGTAGTACGTCGCTTCATTGGGCGGTTTTTAGCGGTTATTCTGATTGCATAACAATACTTCTGGAGGCTGGGGCCAAGGTTGATACCCAAGATAATAATGGCCTGACGCCGCTTCATTATGCAGCCAAGAAAGGCCATCGCAATTTCGTAGAAAAACTTTTAGCAGCTGGTGCTGATGTGGATGCTAAAACAAACAAGGCTGGTAACACACCGGCAATGTTTGCAGAGCAAGAAGGCTACAAAGAACTCGCAGAATATTTAAAAAAAGTCGCTGAGCGTCTAGGAAACAAAGAGTCTGAAAAAGAGCAAAAAAATGGTAAACAAGTTTCATAA
- a CDS encoding DUF2062 domain-containing protein — MDIKKKIKTIFHKALHSGSSPHTLALSCAMGSYIAFSPFPGAHTIMMFIAQWLLTLNFPLLFVVTSINNPWTMLPFFSFDYAFGYWLVHKIGGFAPTWHIPLEKIFGSGSICIVSFLVGGNILGICSALLSYPIMLMIFKRLLVKQRP; from the coding sequence ATGGACATTAAAAAAAAAATAAAAACTATTTTTCACAAAGCACTCCACTCTGGCAGCTCGCCCCACACCCTTGCTCTTTCGTGTGCGATGGGCAGCTACATTGCCTTTTCGCCTTTTCCAGGCGCCCACACGATTATGATGTTTATCGCTCAATGGCTCTTAACGCTTAATTTCCCTCTACTTTTTGTAGTAACCTCGATTAATAATCCGTGGACCATGCTGCCCTTTTTTTCCTTTGATTATGCCTTTGGCTACTGGCTGGTGCATAAAATAGGCGGATTTGCGCCTACTTGGCATATCCCTTTGGAAAAAATCTTTGGATCTGGTAGTATATGTATCGTGTCATTCTTGGTGGGTGGCAATATTCTTGGTATCTGTTCGGCACTCCTCAGCTATCCAATCATGCTGATGATTTTTAAAAGATTACTGGTAAAACAACGACCATGA
- a CDS encoding ankyrin repeat domain-containing protein, protein MNNKIIFSFLAALTVTTTAAPMIDPWSDDDFSPCARDFRPVPETPLHLAARRGDVEGVTALLKEGADIDAKQGYDLTPLHYASESGHADCVKILLEWHADVDAQDRQHDTPLHRAVLRGYIGCVGKLLESGAYVDGQNSDGKTPLHLAAQWGRADDIATILLKHGADVNAESKAGKTPAMLAEKYGHHELAKYLKEVAASLEIKEPDVEQEKQ, encoded by the coding sequence ATGAATAACAAAATTATCTTTTCATTTTTGGCTGCTCTTACGGTTACCACAACCGCAGCGCCGATGATCGATCCATGGAGCGACGATGACTTTTCGCCTTGTGCCCGGGACTTTCGGCCAGTTCCAGAGACGCCTCTTCATTTGGCCGCGAGGCGGGGCGACGTTGAGGGTGTAACGGCACTTTTAAAAGAGGGTGCCGATATTGATGCTAAGCAAGGCTATGACCTGACCCCGCTTCATTACGCCTCTGAGAGTGGTCATGCTGACTGTGTGAAAATACTTCTAGAATGGCATGCTGATGTTGATGCTCAAGATCGTCAACATGATACCCCGCTTCATCGCGCTGTCCTAAGAGGTTATATTGGTTGTGTAGGAAAACTTTTAGAAAGTGGTGCCTATGTTGATGGTCAAAATAGTGATGGCAAGACGCCGCTTCATCTCGCTGCGCAATGGGGTAGGGCTGATGATATTGCAACTATACTTTTAAAACATGGCGCCGATGTGAATGCTGAATCAAAAGCTGGTAAGACGCCAGCAATGCTTGCAGAGAAATATGGCCATCACGAGCTTGCAAAATATTTAAAAGAAGTCGCGGCGAGTCTAGAAATCAAAGAGCCTGACGTCGAGCAAGAAAAACAATAA
- a CDS encoding biotin--[acetyl-CoA-carboxylase] ligase: MTHNIGSAFFYTQNSDNTMAWAKEHLATAPDGAVFIAHELTHARGRQGRVWHWAPGQLALTIVLKPTSPTHEDDLVKLSMALACGIYEPIKKYSVTLKWPNDFVIDQKKVGGMLLELVWHDKQLSGIIFGFALNVNNTFKTTHEVVQRATSLCTHAHQSLDLPALQTALISSLNFWYNAWYARAYDNIFTTWVEAQSYLGKKITVHKKDGSIVAGTAQHLLPNGTLLLNVDQQTSILLSFHDVDFLT; the protein is encoded by the coding sequence ATGACGCACAACATTGGTTCTGCTTTTTTTTATACCCAAAATTCAGACAACACGATGGCATGGGCAAAAGAGCATCTTGCAACAGCACCTGACGGGGCGGTATTTATTGCGCATGAACTCACGCACGCACGCGGCCGCCAAGGAAGAGTTTGGCACTGGGCGCCGGGCCAACTGGCGCTGACTATCGTACTGAAACCAACATCACCAACACACGAAGATGATTTGGTAAAACTTTCTATGGCACTTGCCTGCGGCATTTACGAACCAATCAAAAAATATAGTGTCACGCTCAAATGGCCTAACGATTTTGTGATTGATCAAAAAAAAGTTGGCGGCATGCTCTTGGAACTAGTCTGGCACGATAAGCAACTTTCAGGAATTATTTTTGGTTTTGCGCTCAATGTTAACAACACATTTAAAACAACGCACGAAGTCGTACAACGCGCAACCAGCCTGTGCACACACGCCCACCAATCACTTGATTTGCCGGCACTGCAAACAGCACTGATCTCCAGTTTAAACTTTTGGTATAACGCATGGTACGCACGTGCGTATGATAATATTTTTACCACGTGGGTTGAAGCTCAATCGTATCTTGGTAAAAAAATTACCGTCCATAAAAAAGATGGGAGTATCGTGGCAGGCACAGCCCAGCACTTACTCCCAAACGGAACTTTATTATTGAACGTCGATCAACAAACATCGATTTTGCTGTCGTTTCATGATGTTGATTTTTTAACGTAA
- a CDS encoding ankyrin repeat domain-containing protein, translating to MNKFFCLLFVVLSCANIAAPAAFPLHVAAKIGDVKEIERLLTEKICSVNDRNDYGGTALHYAAGNCQAECVKALLKCGAAVNDRSLTLGSTPLHWAASNGCAECMIELLAGGATVDLPDKNGLTQLHYAAKLGHKNCVDLLLAKGANANAKTTKSGNTPAMFAEQGGHHELARYLKGIAKCLENKEPAGEQKQE from the coding sequence ATGAATAAATTTTTTTGCTTGTTGTTTGTTGTTTTATCATGTGCAAATATTGCAGCGCCAGCGGCTTTTCCATTGCATGTCGCAGCAAAAATTGGCGATGTGAAAGAAATAGAAAGACTTTTAACAGAGAAAATTTGCAGTGTTAATGACAGGAATGATTATGGCGGAACCGCGCTTCATTATGCCGCTGGGAATTGCCAAGCTGAGTGTGTAAAGGCACTTTTGAAGTGCGGAGCTGCCGTCAATGATCGATCGTTGACGCTTGGTAGTACACCGCTTCATTGGGCTGCTTCCAATGGTTGTGCAGAGTGTATGATTGAACTTTTGGCGGGTGGAGCAACGGTTGATCTGCCCGATAAGAATGGTTTAACACAACTTCATTATGCCGCTAAGCTCGGTCATAAAAATTGCGTGGACCTGCTTTTAGCAAAGGGTGCTAACGCAAATGCCAAAACAACAAAGTCTGGTAACACACCAGCAATGTTTGCAGAACAGGGCGGCCATCACGAGCTTGCAAGATATTTAAAAGGAATCGCGAAGTGTCTAGAAAACAAAGAGCCTGCAGGCGAGCAAAAACAGGAATAA
- a CDS encoding ankyrin repeat domain-containing protein, translating to MNNKFLGLFLIAIMFATTAASAAFPLHEAAGEGGVAEVERLLVVGDYKVDDRDADGNTPLRLAAQHGKKECVKKLLELGANADEADKWGNTILHWAVINNHSDIVTTLLAIGVDVNVADNSGWTPLHMAARNGYNDIITILVEGGADVNAADKVHGSTPLDFAGFGRHYESVVKLLQYGARVHLWNSCDQCLQENMDAKA from the coding sequence ATGAACAACAAATTTCTAGGATTATTTTTAATTGCTATCATGTTTGCCACAACTGCAGCGTCAGCGGCTTTTCCATTGCATGAAGCTGCAGGAGAAGGTGGTGTGGCAGAAGTGGAAAGGCTTTTGGTAGTTGGAGATTACAAAGTTGATGATCGGGATGCTGATGGCAATACCCCGCTTCGTCTGGCTGCTCAACATGGCAAAAAGGAATGCGTGAAAAAACTTTTAGAATTGGGAGCTAATGCTGATGAAGCAGATAAATGGGGAAATACCATACTTCATTGGGCTGTTATAAATAATCATTCCGATATTGTAACGACACTTTTAGCAATAGGTGTCGATGTTAATGTAGCAGATAACTCTGGTTGGACACCGCTTCACATGGCTGCTAGGAATGGTTATAACGATATTATAACTATACTTGTGGAGGGGGGCGCCGACGTTAATGCAGCAGATAAAGTTCATGGTAGCACACCGCTTGATTTTGCTGGTTTTGGCCGCCACTATGAAAGTGTGGTTAAGCTTTTACAATATGGTGCCAGAGTTCATCTTTGGAATAGTTGCGATCAATGCTTGCAGGAAAATATGGATGCAAAGGCATAG
- a CDS encoding ankyrin repeat domain-containing protein, whose translation MNKKFLGLFLIAITFTTTAVPGLSTPMCDSLHIAARYGNVQEIEELLAARHDVNMRGRSSMGWTPLHWAAKGGYVDCVNALLAGKADIDALNDDRWTPLHIASDEGKTECVRALLEHGANIEAKDKDGKTPLYYAVIGGFCDCVEIIVKKDANVNVKTIAGDTPLHYAICIGYSDIATILLEHGADVEAKDEEGKTPAMLAEKYGHHELAEYLKEIAASLEIKEPDVE comes from the coding sequence ATGAATAAAAAATTTCTAGGATTATTTTTAATCGCTATCACTTTTACCACAACCGCTGTGCCAGGTCTGTCAACGCCAATGTGCGACTCGTTGCATATTGCTGCAAGGTATGGCAACGTGCAAGAAATAGAAGAACTTTTGGCGGCCAGGCATGACGTTAATATGCGCGGTCGCAGTTCCATGGGGTGGACACCGCTTCATTGGGCTGCAAAAGGGGGTTATGTCGATTGTGTAAACGCACTTTTAGCCGGAAAGGCTGATATTGACGCTCTCAATGATGATCGTTGGACACCCCTTCATATCGCAAGTGATGAAGGCAAAACTGAATGCGTTAGAGCACTTTTAGAGCATGGTGCCAATATTGAAGCAAAAGATAAAGATGGCAAGACACCGCTGTATTATGCTGTTATTGGAGGTTTTTGTGATTGTGTAGAAATCATTGTAAAAAAAGACGCTAATGTTAATGTTAAAACTATTGCCGGCGATACACCACTGCATTATGCTATTTGTATAGGTTATTCTGATATTGCAACCATACTTTTAGAACATGGTGCCGATGTTGAAGCTAAAGATGAAGAGGGCAAGACACCGGCAATGCTTGCAGAAAAATATGGCCATCACGAACTTGCAGAGTATTTAAAAGAAATCGCGGCGAGTCTAGAAATCAAAGAGCCTGACGTCGAGTAA
- a CDS encoding ankyrin repeat domain-containing protein, which translates to MNNKIIVSFLAALTVATTVAPMALYFAYPLHNAARDGDAIEVRRLLATKKFDLTAFDTSGATPLHCAVRKGHVDCVIALLDGGTQVDILDCWGSTPLLNAAFRDNVECVEILLRYGANVNAQDSAYFTPLHYAATSGHRNYVDIFLAKGANAINAKTKAGNTPVMLAEKHGHHELAKYLKEIAASLEIKEPDVEQEK; encoded by the coding sequence ATGAATAACAAAATTATCGTTTCATTTCTGGCCGCCCTTACGGTTGCTACAACTGTAGCGCCGATGGCTTTGTACTTTGCGTATCCGTTGCATAATGCTGCTAGAGATGGCGATGCGATAGAAGTAAGAAGACTTTTAGCGACTAAAAAATTCGACCTTACGGCCTTTGATACTTCAGGTGCGACGCCTCTGCATTGCGCTGTTAGAAAGGGCCATGTTGATTGTGTCATCGCGCTTTTGGATGGTGGTACTCAGGTTGATATTCTCGACTGTTGGGGGTCGACGCCGCTCCTTAATGCTGCCTTTCGTGATAATGTTGAGTGTGTCGAGATACTTTTAAGATATGGCGCGAATGTTAATGCTCAAGATAGTGCTTATTTTACCCCGCTTCATTATGCCGCGACGTCAGGACATAGAAATTACGTAGACATATTTTTGGCAAAGGGTGCCAACGCGATAAATGCTAAAACAAAGGCTGGTAATACGCCAGTAATGCTTGCAGAGAAACATGGCCATCACGAACTTGCAAAATATCTAAAAGAAATCGCGGCGAGTCTAGAAATCAAAGAGCCTGACGTCGAGCAAGAAAAGTAG
- the rho gene encoding transcription termination factor Rho, whose product MSTNNTKPKTPIVPDNSAPDLKNETYTDTPPALEQDFEVAQLEQKDLSYAQQPQQQQHNPQKNNHQNQNNRKRSSSRPSGNNNNNNNNNQHGRNFKNKKSNQNQQQQQQMPHFSDLDDLIETPENNAENGEPRKSINVQELKSMGITSLIAYANDIGLPDINSLKKQEIIFKILESQSDKKIDIFGEGILERLPDGFGFLRSPKFNYVPGPDDIYVSPIHIKRFNLRTGDVIKGSIRKPKDGEKYFALQRIESVNYQSPAASAAKTMFENLTPLFPNTKFNLAENTNSIATRIMDLLVPIGKGQRGIIVAPPRTGKTALLKEIANVIKQNNPEVKMTILLIDERPEEVTDMERSVDAEVVSSTFDEYATRHIQVAEIVLEKSKRLVECGHDVVILLDSLTRLARAYNTMAPSSGKVLTGGIDANALQRPKRFFGAARNVEEGGSLTILATALVETGSRMDEVIFEEFKGTGNMEIHLTRKLSNKRVYPAFDIQMSGTRREELMLSEDQVKNMWVLQKFITSMNTIEGMEFLIDKMRKTKTNDEFWEMMLKKKRTNESSSSSQ is encoded by the coding sequence ATGTCGACCAATAATACGAAACCGAAGACTCCGATAGTTCCAGACAACTCGGCACCCGATTTGAAAAACGAAACCTACACCGACACCCCACCTGCCCTTGAACAAGATTTTGAAGTTGCCCAGCTCGAGCAAAAAGATCTTTCTTATGCCCAACAACCGCAACAGCAACAGCACAACCCCCAAAAAAACAATCACCAAAATCAAAACAATCGCAAACGATCTTCTTCCCGTCCAAGCGGCAATAATAATAACAACAATAACAATAATCAGCATGGACGAAATTTTAAAAATAAAAAAAGTAATCAAAATCAACAACAACAGCAACAAATGCCACATTTTTCAGATCTTGACGACCTCATAGAAACACCAGAGAACAACGCTGAAAATGGTGAGCCAAGAAAATCAATCAATGTTCAAGAATTAAAAAGCATGGGCATCACCAGTTTGATTGCGTATGCAAACGATATTGGCTTGCCAGATATTAATTCATTAAAGAAGCAAGAAATTATCTTTAAAATTCTTGAGTCACAATCTGATAAAAAAATAGATATTTTTGGTGAAGGTATTTTGGAACGCCTTCCAGACGGCTTCGGCTTTTTGCGTTCTCCAAAATTTAACTATGTCCCAGGTCCTGACGACATTTATGTGTCGCCAATCCACATTAAGCGCTTTAACTTGCGTACAGGCGATGTGATTAAAGGAAGTATTCGCAAGCCAAAAGATGGCGAAAAATACTTTGCTTTACAACGTATTGAGTCAGTCAATTATCAATCACCAGCAGCTTCGGCCGCAAAAACTATGTTTGAAAATTTGACACCACTTTTCCCTAACACCAAATTTAATTTGGCCGAAAACACCAACTCCATCGCCACGCGCATCATGGATTTATTGGTACCAATCGGCAAAGGACAACGTGGTATTATCGTAGCTCCGCCACGTACCGGTAAAACAGCATTGTTAAAAGAAATCGCTAACGTTATCAAGCAAAATAATCCAGAAGTTAAAATGACCATTTTGCTGATCGACGAACGCCCTGAAGAAGTAACCGACATGGAACGTTCTGTTGACGCTGAAGTAGTAAGCTCAACGTTTGACGAGTACGCCACACGCCACATTCAAGTCGCAGAAATTGTACTTGAAAAATCTAAGCGCCTTGTTGAATGCGGCCACGACGTGGTAATATTGCTCGACTCATTAACGCGTCTTGCGCGTGCTTACAACACCATGGCACCATCGTCAGGCAAGGTACTGACCGGTGGTATCGACGCTAACGCCTTGCAACGACCAAAACGTTTCTTTGGTGCAGCGCGAAATGTTGAAGAAGGCGGCTCGCTCACTATTCTTGCTACTGCGCTGGTCGAAACAGGATCTCGCATGGACGAAGTTATCTTTGAAGAATTCAAAGGTACCGGCAACATGGAAATTCATTTGACACGCAAACTTTCCAACAAACGTGTTTATCCAGCATTTGATATTCAAATGTCAGGTACGCGTCGTGAAGAACTTATGTTGAGCGAAGATCAAGTTAAGAATATGTGGGTTCTACAAAAATTCATTACTTCTATGAATACGATTGAAGGTATGGAATTCTTGATTGATAAAATGCGTAAAACAAAAACCAACGATGAGTTTTGGGAAATGATGCTGAAGAAAAAGCGTACTAACGAATCGTCATCCTCATCTCAATAA